One segment of Candidatus Nitrospira nitrosa DNA contains the following:
- a CDS encoding mechanosensitive ion channel has protein sequence MPQNEWFSIDSVVALDSLKSLVLLLTLVVARTLIVRWISGNPTLSMESKRRWVVTTRNTVVFAFLIGLVIIWAHELQAFAVSLVALAAAMVLATKELLLCWSGAALRMGGKVYAVGDRIQIAGYRGVVLDHDMFATKLLEIGPGQSAHLYTGRVTVFPNSLLFTNPLIKENPEQEYGLYTVVVPIKNDDEWQRSERVLLEAAKIECASFMEEAVRQMKLLEQAHLLEAPSPEPRITIQLPESGKIHLVLRFPAPDRGRSRIEQAILRRYLLRMNDRGSMPLA, from the coding sequence GTGCCCCAGAACGAATGGTTCTCCATCGACAGTGTGGTGGCGCTCGACAGCTTGAAATCGCTGGTTCTGCTGCTGACCTTGGTCGTCGCCCGAACGCTCATTGTGCGGTGGATCTCTGGGAACCCGACACTTTCGATGGAATCGAAACGTCGATGGGTGGTCACGACGAGAAACACCGTCGTCTTCGCCTTCCTCATTGGCCTGGTCATAATCTGGGCGCATGAACTGCAAGCGTTTGCGGTGTCACTGGTCGCGTTGGCAGCCGCAATGGTTCTGGCGACCAAAGAGCTGCTTCTCTGTTGGAGCGGCGCGGCACTTCGGATGGGGGGCAAGGTCTATGCTGTCGGCGATCGAATTCAGATCGCAGGCTATCGCGGAGTCGTGCTGGACCACGATATGTTCGCCACAAAGCTTTTGGAGATCGGCCCAGGGCAGTCCGCCCACCTCTACACCGGACGCGTAACCGTGTTCCCCAACAGCTTGCTCTTCACGAATCCCTTGATCAAAGAAAATCCCGAACAGGAGTATGGGCTGTATACAGTGGTCGTACCAATCAAGAATGATGACGAGTGGCAGCGATCGGAGCGCGTACTCCTGGAAGCGGCAAAAATCGAATGTGCGTCGTTCATGGAAGAAGCTGTACGGCAAATGAAGCTCTTAGAACAGGCACATCTGCTCGAAGCCCCTTCCCCGGAACCCCGCATCACTATTCAACTGCCGGAGTCCGGGAAGATCCATCTGGTGCTCCGATTTCCGGCCCCGGATCGAGGTCGCTCCCGCATCGAGCAAGCCATCCTCCGTCGTTATCTTCTCCGCATGAACGATCGCGGATCCATGCCTTTGGCCTAA
- a CDS encoding cytochrome-c peroxidase: protein MVRRAIAGRGLWAGALAFGLVMAMPLVPVIGEDGQGHRAFAGEPVTLPTIAGLEDPNTYVPADNPLTKEKIELGRAIFFDKRMSKDNTIACASCHMAKKGFADGMPVSTGIKGQKGGRSAPVSFNRVYSKAQFWDGRAATLEDQSIGPFANPIEHGFANHDEMVAKMKKMPGYRKLFQEVFGGEITIQDVGRAVASFQRTVLSGNSAVDKYDIGGDQNALSDAAKRGLELFRGKARCTRCHSGFNFTDEKFHNLGIGWDDNKVDLGRYMETKNPEDIGAFKTPTLREISRTAPYMHDGRFKTLEEVVKFYNQGGVKNPHQDNTIIPLEMTEDEQQDLVAMLKSLNGEGWQHVAPPKSYPK from the coding sequence ATGGTACGGAGGGCGATAGCAGGGAGAGGACTATGGGCAGGGGCATTGGCATTTGGACTGGTGATGGCCATGCCGCTTGTCCCTGTGATTGGTGAAGATGGACAGGGGCACAGGGCGTTTGCGGGAGAACCGGTAACCCTGCCGACGATCGCAGGGTTAGAGGATCCAAATACGTATGTGCCGGCTGATAATCCGCTCACGAAGGAAAAGATTGAATTAGGACGGGCGATCTTCTTCGATAAGCGCATGTCAAAGGACAACACGATCGCGTGCGCCAGTTGTCATATGGCGAAGAAGGGCTTCGCGGACGGCATGCCGGTGTCGACCGGAATCAAGGGCCAGAAGGGCGGGCGAAGTGCGCCGGTGTCATTCAATCGGGTGTACAGCAAGGCACAGTTCTGGGATGGTCGAGCGGCAACGTTGGAAGATCAGTCCATCGGGCCATTTGCGAACCCCATCGAGCATGGGTTTGCCAATCATGACGAAATGGTTGCCAAGATGAAGAAGATGCCTGGCTATCGCAAGCTCTTTCAAGAAGTCTTCGGCGGGGAGATTACGATTCAGGATGTTGGGCGAGCGGTGGCCAGCTTTCAGCGGACGGTGTTGTCTGGGAACAGCGCGGTGGACAAGTACGACATTGGCGGAGATCAAAATGCCTTGAGCGATGCTGCGAAGCGGGGGCTTGAACTGTTCCGCGGGAAAGCCCGTTGTACGCGTTGCCATTCCGGATTCAACTTTACGGACGAGAAGTTCCACAATTTGGGAATTGGCTGGGACGACAATAAGGTCGATCTGGGCCGATACATGGAGACGAAGAATCCTGAGGATATCGGGGCCTTTAAGACTCCCACCTTACGCGAGATCTCGCGAACCGCTCCCTATATGCATGACGGGCGGTTTAAAACCTTGGAAGAGGTCGTGAAATTCTATAACCAGGGCGGTGTGAAGAATCCACATCAGGACAATACCATTATCCCTTTGGAAATGACGGAGGATGAGCAACAGGATTTGGTGGCCATGCTCAAGTCGCTCAACGGCGAGGGATGGCAGCATGTTGCCCCGCCGAAGTCGTATCCAAAATAA